Part of the Leclercia sp. AS011 genome is shown below.
ATTCAGGATTCTGACTACGCCACTGAAGTATCCAACATGTCTCGTGCGCAGATCCTGCAGCAGGCTGGTTCTTCAGTACTGGCGCAGGCCAATCAGGTACCACAGACTATGCTGTCTCTGCTGCGTTAATTCTTTTTACGCAACCGATAAAAGCGCCGCTAGTCGGCGCTTTTTTAATTCATTGTCTGCCGAAAAAATAAGGCATTTAAAACATTAAAGTTTGCCTCTATCCAGTCGATAACTTTTATGATGGCAATGAAGCCGCAGGCCGCATGCCGTAACTCATGAATAAAATTGAAGGATATATATTATGGCAGTGATTAACACTAACACCTTGTCGCTGATGACCCAGAGCAACCTGAACAAGTCTCAGTCGACTCTGGGCACCGCGATTGAGCGTCTGTCCTCCGGCCTGCGTATCAACAGTGCAAAAGATGACGCAGCAGGCCAGGCAATTGCTAACCGTTTCACCTCCAACATCAACGGCCTGAACGTTGCAGCACGTAACGCCAACGACGGTATCTCTCTGGCGCAAACCGCTGAAGGTGCGCTGAGCGAGATCAACAACAACCTGCAGCGCGTACGTGACCTGACCGTACAGGCGCAGAACAGCTCAAACTCTGCGTCTGATATTGACTCCATTCAATCTGAAGTTAACCAACGTATGCAGGAAGTGAACCGCGTAACTAAAGAAACTGATTTTAATGGTATCAAAATTCTGGATAACCGTGCTGCTACCGCTAAAAATTATGATTTTCAGGTTGGTTCTAAAGATGGTGAGAAAATCAGCATCGGAATCAATGGCAGTGCTGGCTGGAACCTGGCAACTGCAGGTGCAGCAGGTGTCGATACCGCAGTAGAAAATAAATATGTGTTCACTGAAAGCGCTGCAACACTGGCTGCAGCTACAACCAAGAAAGAAGCCGTTAATGGTCAAATGCGTACCGTAGCAGCAGTTGGATTTGATGTTCTGAAAGGAAATGTGACCGGCGGTGCAACGGGTGTTGCAGGGGGCACAACTCCGCTGACCGATATCGATGCAGCAATCAAATCCGTCGATACGCAGCGTAGTTCTTTAGGTGCTTCACAGAACCGTTTTGAGTCCACGATCACTAACCTGAACAACACCGTGAACAACCTGTCCGCTGCCCGCAGCCGTATTCAGGATTCTGACTACGCCACTGAAGTCTCTAACATGTCCCGCGCGCAGATCCTGCAGCAGGCTGGCTCTTCTGTACTGGCGCAGGCTAACCAGGTACCACAGACCATGCTGTCCCTGCTGCGTTAAGTTAAAATTAAACTGCAAACCCCGCTTCGGTGGGGTTTCTTTATTATCGTCTTCACTCGTAAATCCCAAATAACCCCCCATTTCCCCCCCTTTTCACACGATTAAAAACCCTCCAGAAACGGATAATCATGCCGATAACTCAACTAACGCAGGGCTGTTTATCGTGAATTCACTCTATACCGCTGAAGGTGTAATGGATAAACACTCGCTGTGGCAGCGTTATGTTCCGCTGGTGCGACATGAAGCATTGCGGCTTCAGGTGCGGCTACCAGCGAGTGTGGAACTGGACGATCTGCTACAAGCGGGCGGTATCGGGTTATTGAATGCAGTTGACCGGTACGACGCTCTGCAAGGAACGGCATTTACGACTTACGCAGTACAACGTATTCGTGGTGCGATGCTCGACGAACTGCGCAGCCGGGATTGGGTGCCGCGCAGCGTTCGACGCAATGCACGCGAAGTAGCGCAAGCAATGGGGCAGCTGGAGCAAGAGCTCGGACGTAACGCGACGGAAACCGAAGTTTCGGAGCGTCTGGGGATCACTACGGCTGACTATCGCCAGATGTTGCTCGATACCAATAATAGCCAACTCTTCTCCTATGACGAGTGGCGCGAAGAGCATGGCGATAGCATCGAACTGGTGACGGACGATCATCAGCAGGAAAACCCGTTGCACCAGTTAATGGAAGGCAATGTGCGCCAGCGCGTGATGGAAGCCATCGAAGCTTTACCGGAACGCGAGCAGCTGGTGCTGACCCTCTATTACCAGGAGGAGCTCAATCTCAAGGAGATTGGCGCCGTGCTGGAAGTAGGGGAGTCGCGGGTTAGCCAGTTGCACAGCCAGGCCATTAAACGCTTACGTACCAAGCTGGGTAAGTTATAGGTGATCCATATCACCCGTTAAGTGCCGCACAACGTATTGACAACCAGGAGTTATCATGACGGTGCAGCAATCTAAAAGACGGCCATTAAGCCGCTACCTGAAAGACTTTAAACACAGCCAGACGCATTGCGCCCATTGCCATAAATTGCTCGACCGTATCACGCTGGTTCGTCGCGGTGAAATCGTCAACAAGATTGCGATTTCCCGTCTCGATACTTTGCTGGATGAAGCCGGATGGCTGGAAGAGCAGAAGGAGTGGGTGGCGTTGTGTCGTTTTTGTGGCGATCTGCACTGTAAAGAGCAGAGCGACTTTTTCGATATCATCGGCTTTAAGCAATTCCTGTTTGAACAAACAGAGATGAGCCACGGCACGGTGCGCGAATACGTCGTGCGTCTGCGTCGCCTGGGACAGCACCTGACCACGCAGCGTATCTCCCGTGATTTACTGACCAGCGGTTATCTGGATGAGAATCTGGAGCCGTGGCTGCCGGCGACCAGCACCAATAACTACCGGATCGCGCTGCGCAAGTATGCGCAATTTAAAACGCAAATGCCGGTGACGCCGAAGCAGAAAGTCCACCGCGAAACAACTTCTGATATATATTAAAAATGAATAACATGTAGCGGAGTCGTGTTTGACCTTGCGGCCGAACGCCCTACACTACAGTCAAAATTCCAATGATATCGGGGTACGTATGAAATTTGCACTTTTGGGTCGTCAGGCGCTGATGGGTGTAATGGCCGTTGCGCTGGTAGCCGGTATGAGCGTGAAAACGTTCGCGGCAGAAGGTCTGTTAAATAAAGTGAAAGAGCGCGGCACGCTGCTGGTTGGGCTGGAAGGCACTTATCCTCCGTTCAGCTTCCAGGGTGACGACGGTAAACTGACCGGGTTCGAGGTTGAGTTTGCCGAAGAGCTGGCAAAACACCTCGGTGTGAAAGCGTCGCTGAAGCCGACCAAATGGGACGGTATGCTGGCCTCGCTGGACTCCAAACGTATTGATGTGGTGATTAACCAGGTCACCATCTCTGACGAGCGTAAGAAAAAGTATGACTTCTCCACCCCGTATACCGTCTCCGGTATCCAGGCGCTGGTGAAAAAAGGCAATGAAGGCACGATCAAATCTGCCGCTGACCTGAAAGGTAAAAAAGTTGGTGTCGGTCTGGGGACCAACTACGAAGAGTGGCTGCGTCAGAACGTACAGGGCGTCGATATTCGTACCTATGATGATGACCCGACCAAATACCAGGATTTGCGCGTAGGCCGTATCGACGCCATTCTGGTTGACCGTCTGGCGGCGCTGGATCTGGTGAAGAAAACCAAAGACACCCTGGCCGTTGCCGGTGATGCCTTCTCCCGTCAGGAAGCCGGTGTTGCCATCCGCAAAGACAACGACGATCTGGTGAAAGCCATCGACGGTGCGATTGCTGAGATGCAGAAAGACGGCAGCCTGAAGGCGCTCTCCGAGAAATGGTTCGGGGCGGATGTCACAAAGTAAGCAGTTGAATGCAAAAAAAGGCGCTTTGATAAGCGCCTTTTTTATTTCCTCGCCAGCAACGTGCATAATAAAAAAAGACAGACTTAGACAGGGTTACGGAGGTTTTCATGTCATTACAGAATCTAACGCGTTTTCCGCGCCTCGAATTTATTGGCGCCCCGACGCCACTGGAATATTTGCCGCGCTTATCGGACTACCTCGGGCGCGACATCCTTATCAAACGTGATGACGTGACGCCGATGGCGATGGGCGGCAACAAACTGCGCAAGCTGGAGTTCCTCGCGGCGGATGCCCTGCGTGAAGGGGCCGATACGCTGATTACCGCCGGAGCGATCCAGTCTAACCACGTGCGTCAGACCGCCGCCGTGGCGGCAAAGCTGGGCCTGCACTGTATCGCCTTACTGGAAAACCCGATTGGCACCCAGGCAGAAAACTATCTCAGCAACGGCAACCGACTGCTGCTGGACCTGTTCAACGTGCAGATTGAAATGTGCGATGCGCTGACCGACCCTGTGGCGCAACTCAACGAACTCGCCACCCGCGTCGAAGCCCAGGGCTTCCGTCCGTATGTGATCCCGGTGGGCGGCTCGAACGCGCTGGGGGCGCTGGGCTACGTCGAAAGCGCGCTGGAAATTGCCCAGCAGTGCGAAGGGGCCGTGGGGATCTCCTCGGTGGTGGTCGCCTCCGGTAGCGCTGGCACCCATGCCGGGCTGGCGGTCGGGCTGGAGCAGTTAATGCCGGACGTCGAACTGATTGGTGTCACCGTATCGCGTAGCGTTGCGGACCAGAAACCGAAAGTGGTCACCCTGCAGCAGGCGGTGGCTCAGCAGCTGGAGGTGAGCGCCAACGCCGATATCATCCTCTGGGATGACTACTTTGCGCCGGGTTACGGCACGCCGAATGACGAGGGCACCGAGGCGGTGAAACTGCTGGCGCGCCTGGAAGGGATCCTGCTGGATCCGGTCTATACCGGAAAAGCGATGGCCGGCCTGATCGACGGCATCAGCCAGAAGCGTTTCAAGGATGAAGGCCCGATTCTGTTTATTCATACGGGCGGGGCGCCGGCTCTCTTTGCCTACCATCCTCACGTCTAAATCACAGGCAGAAAAACCATAATGCAAGAAAGTATTCAACTGGTGATTGATTCGCTGCCCTACCTGCTGAAGGGTGCGGTGTTTACGCTGCAACTGAGCATTGGCGGGATGTTCTTTGGCCTGCTTCTGGGCTTTATTCTGGCGTTGATGCGCATGTCGCCGGTACTGC
Proteins encoded:
- a CDS encoding flagellin N-terminal helical domain-containing protein, with the protein product MAVINTNTLSLMTQSNLNKSQSTLGTAIERLSSGLRINSAKDDAAGQAIANRFTSNINGLNVAARNANDGISLAQTAEGALSEINNNLQRVRDLTVQAQNSSNSASDIDSIQSEVNQRMQEVNRVTKETDFNGIKILDNRAATAKNYDFQVGSKDGEKISIGINGSAGWNLATAGAAGVDTAVENKYVFTESAATLAAATTKKEAVNGQMRTVAAVGFDVLKGNVTGGATGVAGGTTPLTDIDAAIKSVDTQRSSLGASQNRFESTITNLNNTVNNLSAARSRIQDSDYATEVSNMSRAQILQQAGSSVLAQANQVPQTMLSLLR
- the fliA gene encoding RNA polymerase sigma factor FliA — encoded protein: MNSLYTAEGVMDKHSLWQRYVPLVRHEALRLQVRLPASVELDDLLQAGGIGLLNAVDRYDALQGTAFTTYAVQRIRGAMLDELRSRDWVPRSVRRNAREVAQAMGQLEQELGRNATETEVSERLGITTADYRQMLLDTNNSQLFSYDEWREEHGDSIELVTDDHQQENPLHQLMEGNVRQRVMEAIEALPEREQLVLTLYYQEELNLKEIGAVLEVGESRVSQLHSQAIKRLRTKLGKL
- the fliZ gene encoding flagella biosynthesis regulatory protein FliZ: MTVQQSKRRPLSRYLKDFKHSQTHCAHCHKLLDRITLVRRGEIVNKIAISRLDTLLDEAGWLEEQKEWVALCRFCGDLHCKEQSDFFDIIGFKQFLFEQTEMSHGTVREYVVRLRRLGQHLTTQRISRDLLTSGYLDENLEPWLPATSTNNYRIALRKYAQFKTQMPVTPKQKVHRETTSDIY
- the tcyJ gene encoding cystine ABC transporter substrate-binding protein translates to MKFALLGRQALMGVMAVALVAGMSVKTFAAEGLLNKVKERGTLLVGLEGTYPPFSFQGDDGKLTGFEVEFAEELAKHLGVKASLKPTKWDGMLASLDSKRIDVVINQVTISDERKKKYDFSTPYTVSGIQALVKKGNEGTIKSAADLKGKKVGVGLGTNYEEWLRQNVQGVDIRTYDDDPTKYQDLRVGRIDAILVDRLAALDLVKKTKDTLAVAGDAFSRQEAGVAIRKDNDDLVKAIDGAIAEMQKDGSLKALSEKWFGADVTK
- the dcyD gene encoding D-cysteine desulfhydrase, which codes for MSLQNLTRFPRLEFIGAPTPLEYLPRLSDYLGRDILIKRDDVTPMAMGGNKLRKLEFLAADALREGADTLITAGAIQSNHVRQTAAVAAKLGLHCIALLENPIGTQAENYLSNGNRLLLDLFNVQIEMCDALTDPVAQLNELATRVEAQGFRPYVIPVGGSNALGALGYVESALEIAQQCEGAVGISSVVVASGSAGTHAGLAVGLEQLMPDVELIGVTVSRSVADQKPKVVTLQQAVAQQLEVSANADIILWDDYFAPGYGTPNDEGTEAVKLLARLEGILLDPVYTGKAMAGLIDGISQKRFKDEGPILFIHTGGAPALFAYHPHV